One genomic window of Misgurnus anguillicaudatus chromosome 12, ASM2758022v2, whole genome shotgun sequence includes the following:
- the LOC141369209 gene encoding trace amine-associated receptor 13c-like gives MAYETEDHETQYCFPAINSSCIKTKRSTHEYNIMYVFFSLLSVWTVFLNLLVIISISHFKKLHTPTNMLILSLAVSDLLVGLIIMPLEAIWLIETCWYFGDTICKLFLITIGLLLSTSLSNLVFIAVDRYVAVCHPLLYPQKITTTRTIIIICVSWFCYSAYNISIVLTTSQTNYTCKGECIFMLTFDWKITDLFLSFLFPCTIIITLYLRIFYVAHQQVKVINSLMRSGKHLTEGSVRRKSESKAALTLGIIITVYLFCWIPYFILSLTPNTRITSVTAYFILWMLYINSGLNPLIYAIFYPWFRMSVKHILNLHKIFKPA, from the coding sequence ATGGCCTATGAGACAGAAGATCATGAGACTCAATACTGCTTTCCTGCCATCAACTCATCATGCATCAAGACAAAACGCTCCACACATGAATACAATatcatgtatgtgtttttttcattgctgTCAGTATGGACTGTGTTTCTGAATCTGCTGGTGATCATCTCCATCTCTCACTTCAAGAAGCTTCACACTCCAACCAACATGCTCATTCtctctctggctgtgtctgACCTGCTCGTAGGACTTATTATCATGCCCTTGGAGGCGATTTGGTTGATTGAAACATGTTGGTACTTTGGAGACACTATCTGTAAACTGTTTTTAATAACCATAGGATTGCTCCTCTCTACATCTCTGAGTAATCTAGTTTTTATAGCTGTTGACCGTTATGTGGCTGTGTGTCACCCTTTACTGTACCCACAGAAAATAACAACGACTAGAACAATAATTATTATCTGTGTTTCCTGGTTCTGCTATTCAGCTTATAACATTTCAATTGTTTTAACGACCTCACAAACAAATTACACATGTAAAGGAGAATGTATATTTATGCTTACTTTTGACTGGAAAATCACTGACCTGTTCCTATCTTTCCTGTTTCCTTGTACCATCATTATAACTTTATATTTGAGAATCTTCTATGTCGCACATCAGCAAGTAAAAGTTATAAACTCTCTGATGAGGAGTGGAAAACATCTAACAGAAGGTTCAGTGAGGAGGAAATCTGAGAGTAAAGCCGCTCTGACATTAGGAATCATTATTACGGTTTATCTGTTTTGCTGGAttccttattttattttatctctAACACCAAACACAAGAATTACTTCTGTTACAGCCTATTTTATATTATGGATGTTGTATATTAATTCAGGTCTGAATCCTCTCATCTATGCTATATTTTACCCCTGGTTTAGAATGTCAGTTAAACACATCCTAAATCTACACAAAATATTTAAGCCAGCATAA